The Sphingomonas sp. KR3-1 genome contains a region encoding:
- a CDS encoding TRIC cation channel family protein, producing the protein MDAVDAAARIGPILPWLDLFGIAVFAATGALAAAHRAQTFVTAAFFALVTGVGGGTIRDLLIGAPVFWVHDATVAALILCVAVLIWMTPQRWWSDRTFAWLDALGLAAYAAFGAAKALSFGIPPVPAAVMGVVTACAGGIIRDVLANEPSILMRPELYVTAAALTASLQVALTYAGLPVFAAGMLAAAAGFSLRAAAIVWKLGLPAYRGRR; encoded by the coding sequence ATGGATGCCGTAGACGCCGCCGCCCGCATCGGGCCGATCCTGCCCTGGCTCGACCTGTTCGGGATCGCCGTGTTCGCCGCCACCGGCGCGCTCGCCGCCGCGCACCGGGCGCAGACCTTCGTCACCGCCGCCTTCTTCGCGCTCGTCACCGGCGTGGGCGGCGGCACGATCCGCGACCTGCTGATCGGCGCGCCCGTCTTCTGGGTGCACGACGCCACCGTGGCGGCGCTGATCCTGTGCGTCGCGGTGCTGATCTGGATGACGCCGCAGCGCTGGTGGAGCGACAGGACCTTTGCCTGGCTCGATGCGCTCGGCCTCGCCGCCTATGCCGCGTTCGGCGCGGCCAAGGCGCTGAGCTTCGGCATCCCGCCGGTGCCGGCCGCGGTGATGGGCGTGGTCACCGCCTGCGCCGGCGGCATCATCCGCGACGTGCTGGCCAACGAGCCCTCGATCCTGATGCGCCCCGAGCTCTACGTCACCGCCGCCGCGCTCACCGCGTCGCTCCAGGTCGCGCTCACCTATGCGGGACTGCCCGTCTTCGCAGCGGGGATGCTCGCCGCCGCCGCCGGCTTCAGCCTGCGCGCCGCGGCGATCGTCTGGAAGCTCGGCCTGCCCGCCTATCGCGGGCGCCGCTGA
- a CDS encoding N-acetyltransferase family protein, whose product MIAIRAATPEDAGAIAAIYAPHVLTGTASFEIEPPEKAEMRKRMAASDGLYPWIVATTGDSTDAGVIGYAYAGKFRDRPAYRYVCETSIYLTDASSGSGVGRLLYEALINTLRAQGFVHAIGTITLPNDRSIRLHEAVGFRRQGVYREVGFKHGQWIDVGFWQVQLNEPRVPPAEPRRFADMGIVRD is encoded by the coding sequence GTGATCGCGATCCGCGCTGCCACGCCCGAGGATGCGGGCGCGATCGCGGCGATCTATGCGCCGCACGTGCTCACCGGCACCGCCTCGTTCGAGATCGAGCCGCCCGAAAAGGCGGAGATGCGCAAGCGGATGGCGGCGAGCGACGGGCTCTATCCGTGGATCGTCGCGACCACCGGCGACAGCACCGACGCCGGCGTGATCGGCTATGCCTATGCCGGCAAGTTCCGCGACCGTCCCGCCTATCGCTATGTCTGCGAGACCTCGATCTACCTGACCGACGCGTCGAGCGGGTCGGGGGTGGGGCGGCTGCTCTACGAAGCGCTGATCAACACGCTGCGGGCGCAGGGCTTCGTCCATGCGATCGGCACGATCACGCTGCCCAACGACCGCTCGATCCGGCTGCACGAGGCGGTCGGCTTCCGGCGCCAGGGCGTCTACCGCGAGGTCGGCTTCAAGCACGGCCAGTGGATCGATGTCGGCTTCTGGCAGGTCCAGCTCAACGAGCCGCGCGTGCCGCCGGCGGAGCCGCGCCGTTTCGCCGATATGGGGATTGTCCGGGATTGA
- the sppA gene encoding signal peptide peptidase SppA codes for MKLVKGAWKILVGIKDFLVLVFMLLFFTMLFAALSAKPNTASIRDGALVVALDGTLVEQPEEVDPWSKVTGSDAAKQQRLRDVVRALDAAKTDDRVKAVVLDLDSFMGGYPAAVTEVANAVGRVRAGGKPVLAYATAYTDASYAIASNATEIWVNPLGGTMFTGPGGTRLYYKGLLDKLGVNAHIYRVGKFKSAVEPYMRGDMSPEAKEAELAIYQPILAQWQALIAKARPKARVAEYLAKPAEVVTAAKGDIAKANLAMGIVDKLGDRMAFGKRVAEIAGVASGKPVGNFNRIKLADYVAAHPLPTGGDAIGVITIAGEIVDGKAGPGKAGGDTVSALLLKGLAAKNLKALVVRVDSPGGSALASEQIRQAILQAKAQGLPVVVSMGSLAASGGYWVSMGGDTIFAEPNTITGSIGIFGVIPTFEKTLAKIGVGADGVKTSPLSGQPDIYGGTNAETDTLLQSAIEAGYARFIGVVSAARKIAPEKVNEIAQGRVWIGGTAHQLGLVDRFGGLDDAVAEAARRAKLDPAKVHAVYLEKAPSGWAQFFESLTNDKDEDGDWADQPAGADLFARTAMAQRALFAQALGDAQRLAKGGSVQARCLECGALGPASPDVEDRNLYSLIAARLGL; via the coding sequence GTGAAGCTTGTCAAAGGCGCCTGGAAGATCCTGGTGGGGATCAAGGACTTTCTGGTCCTCGTCTTCATGCTGCTGTTCTTCACGATGCTGTTCGCAGCGCTCTCGGCCAAGCCCAACACGGCGAGCATCCGCGACGGCGCGCTGGTGGTGGCGCTCGACGGCACGCTGGTCGAGCAGCCCGAGGAAGTCGATCCGTGGAGCAAGGTCACCGGCAGCGACGCGGCGAAGCAGCAGCGGCTGCGCGACGTGGTGCGCGCGCTCGATGCGGCGAAGACCGATGACCGGGTGAAGGCCGTGGTGCTCGATCTCGACAGCTTCATGGGCGGCTATCCCGCCGCAGTGACCGAAGTCGCCAACGCGGTCGGCCGGGTGCGCGCCGGCGGCAAGCCGGTGCTCGCCTATGCCACCGCCTATACCGATGCCAGCTATGCGATCGCGTCCAACGCGACCGAGATCTGGGTGAACCCGCTGGGCGGCACGATGTTCACCGGCCCGGGCGGCACGCGGCTCTACTACAAGGGGCTGCTCGACAAGCTCGGCGTCAATGCGCACATCTACCGCGTCGGCAAGTTCAAGTCGGCGGTCGAGCCGTACATGCGCGGCGACATGTCGCCCGAGGCCAAGGAAGCCGAGCTGGCGATCTACCAGCCGATCCTCGCCCAGTGGCAGGCGCTGATCGCCAAGGCGCGGCCCAAGGCGCGCGTGGCGGAATATCTCGCCAAGCCCGCCGAAGTGGTGACGGCGGCGAAGGGTGACATCGCCAAGGCGAACCTGGCGATGGGCATCGTCGACAAGCTCGGCGACCGCATGGCGTTCGGCAAGCGCGTCGCCGAGATCGCCGGCGTGGCGAGCGGCAAGCCGGTGGGCAATTTCAACCGGATCAAGCTGGCCGATTATGTCGCCGCGCATCCGCTGCCGACCGGCGGCGACGCGATCGGCGTGATCACGATCGCCGGCGAGATCGTCGACGGCAAGGCGGGCCCGGGCAAGGCCGGCGGCGACACCGTCAGCGCGCTGCTGCTCAAGGGGCTGGCCGCGAAGAACCTGAAGGCGCTGGTGGTGCGCGTCGATTCGCCGGGCGGTTCGGCGCTGGCCTCCGAGCAGATCCGCCAGGCGATCCTGCAGGCCAAGGCGCAGGGGCTGCCGGTGGTGGTCTCGATGGGCAGCCTGGCCGCGAGCGGCGGCTATTGGGTGTCGATGGGCGGCGACACGATCTTCGCCGAGCCGAACACGATCACCGGATCGATCGGCATCTTCGGCGTGATCCCGACCTTCGAGAAGACGCTCGCCAAGATCGGCGTCGGTGCGGACGGCGTGAAGACCAGCCCGCTGAGCGGCCAGCCCGACATCTATGGCGGCACCAACGCCGAGACCGACACGCTGCTCCAGTCGGCGATCGAGGCAGGCTATGCGCGCTTCATCGGCGTCGTCTCGGCGGCGCGCAAGATCGCGCCCGAGAAGGTCAACGAGATCGCGCAGGGCCGCGTGTGGATCGGCGGGACGGCGCACCAGCTCGGCCTGGTCGACCGGTTCGGCGGGCTCGACGATGCGGTGGCCGAGGCGGCACGCCGCGCCAAGCTCGATCCGGCCAAGGTGCATGCGGTGTACCTCGAGAAGGCGCCGTCGGGCTGGGCGCAGTTCTTCGAGAGCCTGACCAACGACAAGGACGAGGATGGCGACTGGGCCGACCAGCCGGCGGGGGCGGACCTGTTCGCCCGCACCGCGATGGCGCAGCGCGCGCTGTTCGCCCAGGCGCTCGGCGATGCCCAGCGGCTCGCCAAGGGCGGCTCGGTGCAGGCGCGCTGCCTCGAATGCGGCGCGCTCGGCCCGGCGTCGCCCGATGTGGAGGATCGCAACCTGTACAGCCTGATCGCGGCGCGGCTCGGCCTGTGA
- a CDS encoding ShlB/FhaC/HecB family hemolysin secretion/activation protein — MWIALAAFAGQDAGVIVDRNRIDRPQAPRETLAPRSTPRRGATSVAATGTEVPIQGIRFQGAQAPAAVAAAARRFIGRPGNKDTLLELAGTLSRAYQHTDVALYTVAIPAQDTSGGTVTVLLTEGRIASASLKDAKGRNRLLRARMAPMLDEAPLRRATFERQVTLMRAIPGLTFTSDFADPNASGALALTVTPKQKRTRFTAGFSNRGVTQLGDGQFDAKAEFYGLGVDGDQLTLAASASSDFKRYRYVSGSYAVPITASGLTLTTSGGYLETRPKGYPVLGKAKLAGTSLSYPLLRDFHRSLDLSLGVDGLNSDNAAFGALIATERTRALRGGAGFSSTYEKRSISVALSASQGLDVLGARTDPLYADPRFRKVNGSAYLAQAIGTHLVVRAQAGGQWSRDLLPAAERFAVGGDNYGRAFDVAFLSGDRGAGALGELAVRPLKGKRFGTSEIYTFVDRAWIGIEGRGGVTGRSDYALASAGFGTRLRWLDKAEIGLEAAHVIDDPYPGYDEDWRFSLAWRLSL, encoded by the coding sequence ATGTGGATCGCGCTCGCCGCGTTCGCAGGACAGGACGCGGGCGTCATCGTCGATCGCAACCGGATCGATCGCCCCCAGGCGCCGCGCGAGACGCTGGCGCCGCGGTCCACGCCCCGGCGCGGCGCGACCAGCGTGGCGGCGACTGGCACCGAGGTGCCGATCCAGGGCATCCGCTTCCAGGGCGCCCAGGCACCCGCGGCGGTGGCGGCCGCGGCGCGGCGCTTCATCGGGCGGCCGGGCAACAAGGACACGCTGCTCGAGCTCGCCGGCACGCTGTCGCGCGCCTATCAGCACACCGACGTCGCGCTCTACACGGTGGCGATCCCCGCCCAGGACACCTCGGGCGGCACGGTGACCGTGCTGCTCACCGAAGGGCGGATCGCCAGCGCTTCGCTGAAGGACGCCAAGGGGCGCAATCGCCTGCTGCGCGCGCGGATGGCGCCGATGCTCGATGAGGCCCCGCTCCGCCGCGCGACCTTCGAGCGGCAGGTCACGCTGATGCGGGCGATCCCCGGCCTGACCTTCACCAGCGATTTCGCCGATCCGAACGCCAGTGGCGCGCTGGCGCTGACGGTGACGCCGAAGCAGAAGCGCACCCGCTTCACCGCCGGCTTCTCCAATCGCGGTGTCACCCAGCTCGGCGACGGGCAGTTCGACGCGAAGGCGGAATTCTATGGGCTCGGCGTCGACGGCGACCAGCTGACCCTTGCTGCATCGGCATCGAGCGACTTCAAGCGCTATCGCTATGTCAGCGGCAGCTATGCCGTGCCGATCACCGCGAGCGGGCTGACGCTGACGACCAGCGGCGGTTATCTGGAGACGCGGCCGAAAGGCTATCCGGTGCTCGGCAAGGCCAAGCTTGCCGGCACGTCGCTCAGCTATCCGCTGCTCCGCGACTTTCACCGCAGCCTCGACCTGTCGCTGGGCGTGGACGGGCTCAACAGCGACAATGCCGCGTTCGGCGCGCTGATCGCCACCGAGCGGACGCGGGCGCTGCGCGGCGGCGCGGGCTTTTCGAGCACTTATGAGAAGCGCAGCATCTCGGTGGCGCTCTCCGCATCGCAGGGGCTGGACGTGCTCGGTGCGCGCACCGACCCGCTCTATGCCGATCCGCGCTTCCGCAAGGTCAACGGCTCGGCCTATCTGGCGCAGGCGATCGGCACGCACCTGGTCGTGCGTGCGCAGGCCGGCGGGCAATGGAGCCGCGACCTGCTGCCCGCGGCGGAGCGCTTCGCGGTGGGCGGCGACAATTACGGCCGCGCCTTCGACGTCGCCTTCCTGAGCGGCGATCGCGGCGCCGGCGCGCTGGGCGAGCTGGCGGTGCGCCCATTGAAGGGCAAGCGCTTCGGCACCAGCGAGATCTACACCTTTGTCGATCGCGCCTGGATCGGCATCGAGGGGCGCGGCGGCGTCACCGGACGCAGCGACTATGCGCTCGCCTCCGCCGGCTTCGGCACGCGGCTGCGCTGGCTCGACAAGGCGGAGATCGGGCTGGAGGCCGCGCACGTCATCGACGATCCCTATCCCGGCTATGACGAGGACTGGCGATTCTCGCTCGCCTGGCGGCTCTCGCTCTGA
- the groES gene encoding co-chaperone GroES — protein sequence MTFRPLHDRVLVRRVEAEAKTAGGIIIPDTAQEKPQEGEVVSVGSGAKNDKGEVTPLDVKAGDRILFGKWSGTEVKVNGEDLLIMKESDILGILG from the coding sequence ATGACCTTCCGTCCGCTGCACGATCGCGTGCTCGTTCGTCGCGTCGAAGCCGAGGCGAAGACCGCCGGCGGCATCATCATCCCGGACACCGCCCAGGAAAAGCCGCAAGAAGGCGAAGTCGTCTCCGTCGGTTCGGGCGCCAAGAACGACAAGGGCGAGGTCACCCCGCTCGACGTCAAGGCCGGGGACCGCATCCTGTTCGGCAAGTGGTCGGGCACCGAGGTCAAGGTCAACGGCGAAGACCTGCTGATCATGAAGGAATCGGACATCCTCGGCATCCTCGGCTGA
- the groL gene encoding chaperonin GroEL (60 kDa chaperone family; promotes refolding of misfolded polypeptides especially under stressful conditions; forms two stacked rings of heptamers to form a barrel-shaped 14mer; ends can be capped by GroES; misfolded proteins enter the barrel where they are refolded when GroES binds) → MAAKDVKFGRDARERILRGVDILADAVKVTLGPKGRNVVIEKSFGAPRITKDGVTVAKEIELKDKFENMGAQMIREVASKANDTAGDGTTTATVLAQAIVREGMKSVAAGMNPMDLKRGIDLAVLKVVEDIKARSKPVSGSAEVAQVGIISANGDKEVGEKIAEAMEKVGKEGVITVEEAKGLDFELDVVEGMQFDRGYLSPYFITNPEKMSVELADPYILIHEKKLSNLQAMLPILEAVVQSGRPLLIIAEDIEGEALATLVVNKLRGGLKVAAVKAPGFGDRRKAMLEDIAVLTKGEVVSEDLGIKLESVTLGMLGTAKRVTIDKDNTTIVDGAGEADAIKGRTEAIRQQIEVTTSDYDREKLQERLAKLAGGVAVIKVGGATEVEVKERKDRVDDALHATRAAVEEGIVPGGGTALLYATKALDGLKGINDDQTRGIDIIRKAITAPLKQIAQNAGHDGAVVAGKLIDGNDSSLGFNASTDVYENLVTAGVIDPTKVVRTALQDAASVAGLLITTEAAVSELPEDKPAMPAMPGGGMGGMDF, encoded by the coding sequence ATGGCAGCCAAGGACGTTAAGTTCGGCCGCGACGCCCGCGAACGCATTCTGCGCGGCGTCGACATCCTCGCCGACGCAGTGAAGGTCACGCTGGGCCCGAAGGGCCGCAACGTGGTCATCGAGAAGAGCTTCGGCGCCCCGCGCATCACCAAGGACGGCGTCACCGTCGCCAAGGAAATCGAACTCAAGGACAAGTTCGAGAACATGGGCGCGCAGATGATCCGCGAAGTCGCCTCCAAGGCGAACGACACCGCGGGCGACGGCACCACCACCGCCACCGTGCTCGCCCAGGCGATCGTCCGCGAGGGCATGAAGTCGGTCGCGGCCGGCATGAACCCGATGGACCTGAAGCGCGGCATCGATCTCGCCGTCCTCAAGGTCGTCGAGGACATCAAGGCGCGCTCCAAGCCCGTCTCGGGCTCGGCTGAAGTCGCCCAGGTCGGCATCATCTCGGCGAACGGCGACAAGGAAGTCGGCGAGAAGATCGCCGAGGCGATGGAGAAGGTCGGCAAGGAAGGCGTGATCACCGTCGAAGAGGCGAAGGGTCTCGATTTCGAGCTCGACGTCGTCGAGGGCATGCAGTTCGACCGCGGCTATCTGTCGCCCTACTTCATCACCAACCCGGAGAAGATGTCGGTCGAGCTCGCCGATCCGTACATCCTGATCCACGAGAAGAAGCTGTCGAACCTGCAGGCGATGCTCCCGATCCTGGAAGCCGTCGTCCAGTCGGGCCGTCCGCTGCTGATCATCGCCGAGGACATCGAGGGCGAGGCGCTGGCCACGCTCGTGGTGAACAAGCTGCGCGGCGGCCTCAAGGTCGCGGCCGTCAAGGCGCCGGGCTTCGGCGATCGCCGCAAGGCGATGCTCGAGGACATCGCCGTCCTCACCAAGGGCGAAGTCGTCTCGGAAGATCTCGGCATCAAGCTCGAGAGCGTCACCCTGGGCATGCTCGGCACCGCCAAGCGCGTCACGATCGACAAGGACAACACCACCATCGTCGATGGCGCCGGTGAAGCCGATGCGATCAAGGGCCGCACCGAGGCGATCCGCCAGCAGATCGAAGTCACCACCAGCGACTATGACCGTGAGAAGCTCCAGGAGCGTCTCGCCAAGCTCGCCGGCGGCGTGGCCGTGATCAAGGTCGGCGGTGCCACCGAGGTCGAGGTCAAGGAGCGCAAGGACCGCGTGGACGACGCGCTGCACGCAACCCGCGCGGCGGTCGAAGAAGGCATCGTCCCCGGCGGCGGCACGGCGCTGCTCTATGCCACCAAGGCGCTCGACGGCCTGAAGGGCATCAACGACGACCAGACCCGCGGCATCGATATCATCCGCAAGGCGATCACCGCGCCGCTCAAGCAGATCGCGCAGAATGCCGGTCACGACGGCGCCGTGGTGGCGGGCAAGCTGATCGACGGCAACGACTCGTCGCTGGGCTTCAATGCCTCGACCGATGTGTACGAGAACCTGGTCACCGCCGGCGTGATCGACCCGACCAAGGTCGTCCGCACCGCGCTCCAGGATGCGGCCTCGGTCGCCGGCCTGCTCATCACCACCGAAGCGGCGGTGAGCGAGCTGCCGGAAGACAAGCCCGCCATGCCGGCGATGCCGGGCGGCGGCATGGGCGGGATGGACTTCTAA
- the pepF gene encoding oligoendopeptidase F, whose product MTELTRREALGAAALASLAAALPAWAQETKMATPMWDLTELYPNDAAWEAARKQMLAAIPGLARYKGRLGESADVLAEAMSLQSDLGRTLGRIYTYVSLKGDEDVRVSANQERLAQARDLFTAFGEANSWFSPELLTLGKAKIDSYLAANQTLRTRFDFALADALREAQHTLSAESEAILASAGSPLAAPGEISGQLRSSDIPWPTITLSTGKSVRLDSQGYTLNRDAPNREDRKAVFDAFWSEHGKFKSSFGATYGAKVRGDIFYAKARKYPTSLARALSGNNVPEAVYRTLVAEANKGLPQLHRYFELRRKMLKLPDLGYYDIYPPLVSLDRTYTLEQMRATTLEAVKPLGADYQARIAKATAAKWMDPWPREGKRPGAYMNPGAYDVHPYLLLNLSDKYDGLTTFAHEWGHALHSLLANATQVYDKSDYPIFLAEIASTCNEQLLAAHMLKNAKTKEEKLFYLGQQMENYRGTFYRQTMFAEFELKAHDMAEAGEGLSGEKFTKVYFDLLRTYHGPNMILEPSYGNEWAYIPHFYNSFYVYQYATCISAATFFAQSILRGGAKERDNYLSVLKAGGSDYPTEILKRAGLDMASPAPYQALIADFKNVLDQAEALIG is encoded by the coding sequence ATGACCGAACTCACTCGCCGCGAAGCGCTGGGCGCCGCCGCGCTCGCATCGCTAGCCGCCGCCCTGCCCGCCTGGGCACAGGAGACCAAGATGGCCACGCCGATGTGGGACCTGACCGAACTCTATCCCAACGACGCCGCCTGGGAAGCCGCCCGCAAGCAGATGCTCGCCGCCATCCCCGGTCTCGCCAGGTACAAGGGCCGGCTCGGCGAGAGCGCCGATGTGCTGGCCGAGGCGATGAGCCTCCAATCCGATCTGGGCCGCACGCTCGGCCGCATCTACACCTATGTCAGCCTGAAGGGCGACGAGGACGTCCGCGTCTCCGCCAACCAGGAGCGGCTCGCCCAGGCCCGCGACCTGTTCACGGCGTTCGGCGAAGCCAATTCCTGGTTCTCGCCCGAGCTGCTGACGCTCGGCAAGGCGAAGATCGACAGCTATCTCGCCGCCAACCAGACGCTGCGCACGCGCTTCGACTTCGCGCTCGCCGATGCGCTGCGCGAGGCCCAGCACACGCTTTCCGCCGAGAGCGAGGCGATCCTCGCCAGCGCCGGCTCGCCGCTCGCCGCGCCGGGCGAGATCTCGGGCCAGCTGCGCTCGTCCGACATTCCCTGGCCGACGATCACGCTGTCGACCGGCAAGTCGGTCCGCCTCGATTCGCAGGGCTATACGCTCAACCGCGACGCGCCCAACCGCGAGGACCGCAAGGCGGTGTTCGACGCGTTCTGGAGCGAGCACGGCAAGTTCAAGAGCTCGTTCGGCGCGACCTATGGCGCCAAGGTGCGCGGCGACATCTTCTATGCCAAGGCGCGCAAATACCCGACGTCGCTGGCGCGCGCGCTTTCGGGCAACAATGTGCCGGAAGCCGTCTATCGCACGCTGGTGGCCGAGGCGAACAAGGGGCTGCCCCAGCTCCACCGCTATTTCGAGCTGCGCCGCAAGATGCTCAAGCTGCCGGACCTCGGCTATTACGACATCTATCCGCCGCTCGTGTCGCTCGACCGCACCTATACGCTCGAGCAGATGCGCGCGACCACGCTGGAAGCGGTGAAGCCGCTCGGCGCCGACTACCAGGCGCGCATCGCCAAGGCGACCGCGGCGAAGTGGATGGATCCCTGGCCCCGCGAGGGCAAGCGCCCGGGCGCCTATATGAACCCCGGCGCCTATGACGTGCACCCCTATCTGCTGCTCAACCTGAGCGACAAATATGATGGGCTGACCACCTTCGCGCACGAATGGGGCCATGCGCTCCACTCGCTGCTCGCCAATGCGACGCAGGTCTACGACAAGTCGGACTATCCGATCTTCCTCGCCGAGATCGCCTCGACCTGCAACGAGCAGCTGCTCGCGGCGCACATGCTGAAGAACGCCAAGACCAAGGAGGAGAAGCTCTTCTATCTCGGTCAGCAGATGGAGAATTATCGCGGCACCTTCTACCGCCAGACGATGTTCGCCGAGTTCGAGCTCAAGGCGCACGACATGGCGGAGGCGGGCGAAGGCCTGTCGGGCGAGAAGTTCACCAAGGTCTATTTCGACCTGCTGCGGACCTATCACGGGCCGAACATGATCCTCGAGCCGAGCTATGGGAACGAGTGGGCCTATATCCCGCACTTCTACAACAGCTTCTACGTCTACCAGTACGCCACCTGCATCTCTGCGGCGACCTTCTTCGCGCAGTCGATCCTGAGGGGCGGCGCGAAGGAGCGCGACAATTACCTGTCGGTGCTGAAGGCGGGCGGCTCGGACTATCCGACCGAGATCCTGAAGCGCGCCGGCCTCGATATGGCGAGCCCGGCACCGTATCAGGCGCTGATCGCCGACTTCAAGAACGTGCTCGACCAGGCCGAGGCGCTGATCGGCTAG
- a CDS encoding aspartyl/asparaginyl beta-hydroxylase domain-containing protein produces MATAHAQLPIPDRVRLAMRFDPAPLAADLVALERGDWTEHFVKQNYDGEWSALALRASAEARHPIQMIYSAPGATEFVDTPWRARMPALSAVIDAFASPVRSVRLMRLAPGSVIKQHSDPDLDVADGFARIHVPVLTNDQVDFRLNGTRVTMAAGETWYLRLADPHSVDNRGDTARVHLVLDMVADDWLLARLAG; encoded by the coding sequence ATGGCGACCGCGCACGCACAATTGCCGATCCCGGATCGGGTCCGGCTGGCGATGCGCTTCGATCCGGCCCCGCTTGCCGCGGACCTCGTCGCCCTCGAGCGCGGCGACTGGACCGAGCATTTCGTCAAGCAGAATTACGACGGGGAGTGGAGCGCGCTCGCTCTGCGCGCCTCCGCCGAGGCCCGGCACCCGATCCAGATGATCTACTCCGCTCCCGGCGCCACCGAATTCGTCGATACCCCCTGGCGCGCCCGGATGCCCGCGCTCTCCGCGGTGATCGACGCCTTTGCGAGCCCGGTCCGCTCGGTGCGGCTGATGCGGCTCGCGCCGGGATCGGTGATCAAGCAGCACAGCGACCCCGACCTCGACGTTGCCGACGGCTTTGCGCGGATCCACGTTCCCGTCCTGACCAACGACCAGGTCGACTTCCGGCTCAACGGCACGCGGGTGACGATGGCGGCGGGCGAGACCTGGTATCTGCGCCTCGCCGATCCGCACAGCGTGGACAATCGCGGCGACACCGCGCGCGTCCACCTCGTGCTCGACATGGTCGCCGACGACTGGCTGCTGGCCCGGCTCGCAGGATGA
- a CDS encoding sulfotransferase — MTNAKSALAAFRAAVLADPAAAQYLAEPIRPDIFEARACAWAAAQGVGLSPAMLQDTVAEPHLLDALPPLGWLPAKMVQENAIEWLHFAGVVPNHPFFEEAVQEAAVRPLNRLLRLRTSLDTLIAAPRDPGFAPAGFVFHMSRCGSTLVSRMLGAAPGQVSLSEPPPLDALVRTPFADIGYQVEALQALVHAWGRGADRLFVKLDSWHTRALPLLRRAFPEVPWIFLHRDPVEVLVSHRRMRGMHTAPGVIPLDWFGLPPEDATLPEAEFVARILARICEPAMAHAPDGGLVVDYAALPDAFFTRILPHFGIVPDDAARAAMAAAAGRNAKAPDTGFVPDRDAKQREADAAIRAAASQVRAALGPAALSPSALPR, encoded by the coding sequence GTGACGAATGCCAAATCCGCCCTCGCCGCCTTCCGCGCCGCCGTGCTGGCCGATCCGGCCGCGGCGCAGTATCTCGCCGAACCGATACGGCCCGATATTTTCGAGGCGCGCGCCTGCGCCTGGGCGGCGGCGCAGGGCGTCGGCCTCAGCCCAGCCATGCTCCAGGACACGGTTGCCGAGCCGCATCTGCTCGACGCGTTGCCGCCGCTCGGCTGGCTGCCCGCGAAGATGGTGCAAGAAAACGCGATCGAATGGCTCCATTTCGCCGGCGTGGTACCCAATCATCCCTTCTTCGAGGAAGCGGTGCAGGAAGCCGCGGTGCGCCCGCTCAACCGGCTGCTGCGGCTGCGCACCTCGCTCGACACGCTGATCGCCGCGCCGCGCGATCCCGGCTTCGCCCCGGCGGGCTTCGTCTTCCACATGTCCCGCTGCGGCTCGACGCTGGTCTCGCGCATGCTCGGCGCCGCGCCCGGCCAAGTCTCGCTCTCCGAGCCGCCGCCGCTCGACGCGCTGGTCCGCACCCCCTTCGCGGATATCGGCTACCAGGTGGAAGCACTGCAGGCACTGGTCCACGCCTGGGGCCGCGGCGCCGACCGGCTCTTCGTCAAGCTGGATTCCTGGCACACCCGCGCGCTGCCGCTGCTGCGCCGCGCCTTCCCGGAAGTCCCCTGGATCTTCCTGCACCGCGATCCGGTCGAAGTCCTGGTCTCGCACCGGCGGATGCGTGGCATGCATACCGCGCCGGGGGTGATCCCGCTCGACTGGTTCGGCCTGCCGCCGGAAGATGCCACCCTGCCCGAGGCGGAGTTCGTCGCGCGGATACTCGCCCGGATCTGCGAACCGGCAATGGCGCATGCGCCCGATGGCGGCCTTGTCGTCGACTATGCCGCGCTGCCGGACGCCTTCTTCACCCGCATCCTGCCGCATTTCGGGATCGTGCCGGACGATGCTGCGCGCGCCGCGATGGCGGCCGCGGCCGGACGCAACGCCAAGGCGCCCGACACCGGCTTCGTCCCCGATCGCGATGCCAAGCAGCGCGAGGCGGATGCGGCGATCCGCGCCGCCGCATCGCAGGTTCGCGCAGCACTCGGTCCTGCGGCCCTCAGCCCTTCTGCATTGCCTCGATGA